The following proteins are encoded in a genomic region of Bernardetia sp. MNP-M8:
- a CDS encoding archaemetzincin — MKYEVTLLPQVLFYQAFIIPMKKSILYLLISICLFVACTPKPKPFPSQGLNNLADSMEFVLQKNQFYIEEPKSGEWLERNKERGQTFTEYWNKNTNISPIRATEQRRKIYLQLYGNFDKTQLRLMDSVERFLSIFYELPIERLAQKKLDSTNLDTTNWRVHSRNGFQVKTGFILDSLEKNLPEDGVLLVSFTTNDLYPNKKWSFVFGQARLYNRVGVWSMARFGDVEAMKDDIDIFNLALKRTCKTAVHEIGHIFSLQHCVFYRCAMQGANNLTEIDGHPSYFCPVCDAKIISNLNLPLSKRYENLAAFWKNQQQLETSNYYRKSALMIKRLEE; from the coding sequence ATGAAATATGAAGTAACTTTGTTACCTCAAGTATTATTTTATCAAGCATTTATTATTCCTATGAAAAAAAGTATTTTGTATCTCCTTATTTCAATTTGCCTTTTTGTTGCTTGTACGCCCAAACCCAAACCTTTTCCAAGTCAAGGATTGAATAACTTAGCTGATTCTATGGAATTTGTTTTACAAAAAAATCAATTTTATATAGAAGAACCAAAGTCGGGAGAATGGCTAGAAAGAAATAAAGAAAGAGGGCAAACTTTTACAGAATACTGGAATAAAAATACAAATATTTCGCCTATACGAGCAACAGAACAAAGAAGAAAAATCTATCTCCAACTCTATGGAAATTTTGATAAAACACAACTTCGTTTGATGGATTCAGTAGAACGTTTTTTATCTATTTTTTATGAGTTACCCATTGAAAGGTTAGCACAGAAAAAGCTTGATTCTACAAACTTAGATACTACAAATTGGAGAGTTCATAGTAGAAATGGTTTTCAAGTAAAAACAGGTTTTATTTTGGACTCTTTAGAAAAAAACTTACCTGAGGATGGAGTTTTGCTAGTGAGTTTTACTACAAATGATTTGTATCCAAATAAAAAATGGAGTTTTGTTTTCGGACAAGCAAGACTATATAACCGAGTAGGAGTTTGGTCGATGGCTCGTTTTGGAGATGTAGAAGCAATGAAAGATGATATTGATATTTTTAATTTGGCTTTAAAACGAACATGCAAAACAGCAGTACATGAAATTGGTCATATTTTTTCACTTCAACATTGTGTTTTTTATCGTTGTGCAATGCAAGGCGCAAATAACCTGACAGAAATAGACGGACATCCTTCTTATTTTTGTCCAGTTTGTGATGCCAAAATTATCTCAAATCTTAACCTTCCTTTATCAAAACGATACGAAAATCTAGCTGCTTTTTGGAAAAACCAACAGCAGCTAGAAACAAGTAATTATTATAGAAAATCAGCTTTAATGATAAAGAGATTAGAAGAATAA
- a CDS encoding glucosaminidase domain-containing protein — protein sequence MKNKLTNKFLPISISLDKIRNHRNIEIPIKLMVGKRYFEYTISFVIEKYMLVVAALFLGMVALYGSWGETQNTYIKNLWVQIGQETPFELWEMDEKSIMTSASASIFPSSNQNEESATMELVKLTSSNLKDEKSLKEDTKNGLPIFVHSVADYDNLASLAKSENMMEEFMIQKQIRITKALIENKVSRLDQLNDSILLVMNRDISRMFMEMVLKNLGAPAHVLTYFADTIHLRKIETALMEQVKYNVPVSIKLAQSALETAYGSRVIHNNYFGIKDKNRTGEKTITTEYFTAEEASMNQDIILTQKPFIKKGNVLYECKVQDYFTQYGSAWQSFRGHSEFLSTNKRYAPLFTKGKNYEDWADKIGSERTGGVGYATSPLYGELLKKIIKRYQLHLLDH from the coding sequence ATGAAAAATAAATTAACCAATAAATTCTTACCTATTTCCATTAGCTTGGACAAGATAAGAAACCATAGAAATATAGAAATTCCTATCAAACTTATGGTAGGGAAGAGATATTTTGAGTATACTATTTCTTTTGTTATAGAAAAGTATATGCTTGTTGTAGCTGCTTTATTTTTGGGAATGGTTGCTCTTTATGGAAGCTGGGGAGAAACTCAAAATACGTATATCAAAAATTTGTGGGTACAGATAGGACAAGAAACACCTTTTGAATTATGGGAAATGGATGAAAAAAGTATAATGACTTCTGCTTCTGCCAGTATTTTTCCTTCCTCAAATCAAAATGAAGAATCTGCTACTATGGAGCTTGTAAAACTTACTTCATCTAATTTAAAGGATGAAAAATCGTTAAAAGAAGACACAAAAAACGGTCTTCCTATCTTTGTTCACTCGGTAGCTGATTATGATAATTTGGCAAGCCTTGCCAAAAGTGAAAATATGATGGAAGAATTTATGATACAAAAGCAAATTCGCATTACAAAGGCACTTATTGAGAATAAAGTTTCTCGTCTTGACCAGCTCAATGATAGCATTCTTTTAGTAATGAATAGAGATATTAGTCGCATGTTTATGGAAATGGTTTTGAAAAACTTAGGTGCGCCTGCTCATGTTTTGACTTATTTTGCAGATACAATTCATCTTCGCAAAATAGAAACGGCACTTATGGAACAAGTAAAATACAATGTTCCTGTTTCGATAAAATTAGCTCAATCTGCTTTAGAAACGGCGTATGGTTCAAGAGTAATTCATAATAATTATTTTGGCATAAAAGATAAAAATAGAACAGGCGAAAAAACGATTACTACAGAATATTTTACAGCCGAAGAAGCATCCATGAATCAGGATATTATACTTACTCAAAAGCCATTTATCAAAAAAGGAAATGTTTTGTATGAATGTAAAGTACAAGATTATTTTACGCAATACGGTAGTGCTTGGCAATCATTCAGAGGACATTCTGAATTTTTATCTACTAACAAAAGATATGCACCACTCTTTACAAAAGGGAAAAATTATGAAGACTGGGCTGACAAAATTGGTTCAGAACGAACTGGAGGAGTAGGTTATGCCACTTCACCACTCTACGGAGAACTTTTGAAGAAGATTATAAAAAGGTATCAATTACACCTTTTAGACCATTAA
- a CDS encoding tetratricopeptide repeat protein, translated as MKLLSKKPLFFIVFLILFCANFSSSFAQDANQLLQEGVAFHDAGKYEKALEKYEEALKLMPNSSVIYYEMALTYFHKEDYKMCVKYSDKVIKSKSKSTVPAYIIKGSSLDMMGKTDKSISFFEKVIKENPKNYLLHYNLALNYYKVGKLDKAEDNLIQAIGANPEHSSSHLMLGFIEYDKGRKIPSMMALNYFLLLEPNSARSEKAFEVLQKQLLANIKKGDNNEITISIGGKDDEFAAIEMVMSLAQASNFMKPSKEEIEKIVKEEMENEDTTTTEKVVIMKDTPKTEEEIFRDNTQTFFSFLDAKDKKENIWWTLYAPFLNQLGESEHIDTFCYWISQISNEKAAKWIEENPEKVMELKKWLARN; from the coding sequence ATGAAATTATTATCAAAAAAACCACTTTTTTTTATAGTCTTTCTAATTTTATTTTGTGCTAATTTTTCTAGTTCTTTTGCTCAAGATGCAAACCAACTTCTACAAGAAGGAGTTGCTTTTCATGATGCAGGAAAATACGAAAAAGCATTAGAAAAGTATGAAGAAGCACTCAAATTGATGCCTAATTCTTCAGTTATTTATTATGAAATGGCATTGACTTATTTTCATAAAGAGGATTATAAAATGTGTGTCAAATATAGTGATAAAGTCATTAAATCAAAATCTAAAAGTACCGTTCCTGCTTATATAATAAAAGGTTCATCATTAGATATGATGGGAAAAACAGATAAATCCATTTCATTTTTTGAGAAAGTAATCAAAGAAAATCCTAAAAATTATTTATTGCATTACAATCTAGCTCTAAATTACTATAAAGTTGGAAAGCTAGACAAGGCAGAAGACAATCTAATTCAGGCTATTGGAGCAAATCCAGAACATTCAAGTAGTCATTTGATGCTTGGTTTTATAGAATACGATAAAGGTAGAAAAATACCTAGTATGATGGCTCTTAATTATTTTTTACTTTTAGAACCTAATTCAGCAAGGTCAGAAAAAGCATTTGAGGTTTTGCAAAAACAACTTTTGGCTAACATAAAAAAAGGAGACAACAATGAAATCACAATCAGTATTGGTGGAAAAGATGACGAATTTGCAGCTATTGAAATGGTTATGTCACTAGCACAGGCTTCAAATTTTATGAAACCCAGTAAAGAGGAAATAGAAAAAATAGTAAAAGAAGAAATGGAAAACGAAGATACCACAACTACTGAAAAAGTAGTAATTATGAAAGATACACCTAAAACAGAAGAAGAAATTTTTAGAGATAACACACAAACCTTCTTTAGCTTTTTAGATGCAAAAGATAAAAAAGAGAATATTTGGTGGACACTTTATGCTCCTTTCTTAAATCAGCTTGGAGAAAGCGAACATATAGATACTTTTTGTTATTGGATTAGTCAGATTTCAAATGAAAAGGCTGCTAAATGGATAGAAGAGAATCCTGAAAAGGTCATGGAACTTAAAAAATGGTTAGCTAGAAATTAA
- a CDS encoding ABC transporter ATP-binding protein yields MPDNPNLIEINNLSVIFKGENGHHKAVQNVNLKLKKGETVGIVGESGSGKTVTSLSMMRLLPDAPYCQTEGEILFNSREYGEVDLLKIPFDRLRQLRGNEISMIFQEPMTSLNPVFTCGNQVVESIIRHEEITIKAAKQRVIQLFEKVHLSNPERIYNAYPHEISGGQKQRVMIAMALACNPLLLIADEPTTALDVTVQAAILEILKDLRETEDMSVVFITHDLGVVAEFADRIIVMYQGKIVEEGAVWDIFSNPQHPYTKGLLACRPRLDLKLRVLPVVSDFMATDEHGNISEITEAKFQSVGQALMLNFQSEAELRKHHEKLVQQTPLLQIKNLTKEFVKTKGFFSNKKEIVRAVNDVSFDVYPGEILGLVGESGCGKSTLGRSLLRLVEPTSGEVIFEGKNILDLNQKEMRAIRKDMQIVFQDPYGSLNPRMTIGEIIMEPMRIHSIMSNDKERRAYVIELLETVNLNAYHFNRYPHEFSGGQRQRICIARALALQPKFIICDESVSALDVSVQAQVLNLLNELKEKFNLTYIFISHDLAVVKFIADRILVMKDGQIVETGFSEDIYDKPKRTYTRELIKAIPRGDLDTIRRIMLKRKLQKSS; encoded by the coding sequence ATGCCTGATAATCCTAATTTAATTGAAATAAATAATTTATCTGTTATCTTCAAGGGAGAAAATGGACACCATAAGGCTGTACAAAACGTAAATCTCAAGCTAAAAAAAGGAGAAACGGTAGGTATTGTAGGAGAATCAGGTTCTGGAAAAACAGTTACTTCTCTTTCCATGATGCGTCTTTTACCTGATGCTCCATATTGTCAGACAGAGGGTGAAATTTTATTTAATTCAAGAGAATATGGAGAAGTAGATTTACTCAAAATACCGTTTGATAGACTTCGACAACTTAGAGGAAATGAGATTTCTATGATTTTTCAAGAACCCATGACTTCTCTAAATCCTGTTTTTACCTGTGGAAATCAAGTAGTAGAATCTATAATTAGGCATGAAGAAATTACTATAAAAGCTGCAAAACAGCGAGTTATTCAACTTTTCGAAAAGGTTCATCTAAGTAACCCAGAGCGTATTTACAACGCTTATCCCCACGAAATTTCTGGAGGACAAAAACAGCGTGTAATGATAGCGATGGCACTAGCCTGTAATCCGTTATTACTTATTGCAGACGAACCCACCACAGCACTTGATGTAACTGTGCAGGCTGCTATTTTGGAGATTTTGAAAGATCTCAGAGAAACTGAAGATATGTCAGTGGTCTTTATTACACACGATTTGGGTGTTGTGGCAGAGTTTGCCGACCGAATTATTGTCATGTATCAAGGTAAAATAGTGGAAGAAGGTGCTGTTTGGGACATTTTTTCAAACCCTCAACATCCTTATACAAAAGGTCTTTTGGCATGTCGTCCTCGTTTAGATTTGAAATTACGTGTTTTGCCCGTCGTTTCAGATTTTATGGCTACTGATGAGCATGGAAATATTTCAGAAATTACAGAAGCAAAATTTCAATCTGTTGGTCAGGCTTTGATGTTAAACTTTCAAAGTGAAGCCGAACTACGAAAACACCATGAAAAGTTAGTACAACAAACTCCTTTATTACAAATTAAAAATCTTACCAAAGAATTTGTAAAAACAAAAGGATTTTTTTCAAATAAAAAAGAAATAGTAAGAGCTGTAAATGATGTTTCCTTTGATGTTTATCCAGGAGAAATTTTAGGTTTAGTAGGAGAATCAGGGTGTGGAAAATCTACATTAGGAAGAAGTCTTTTAAGATTGGTAGAACCTACTTCTGGAGAAGTAATTTTTGAAGGCAAAAACATATTAGATTTGAATCAGAAAGAAATGCGTGCTATCCGAAAGGATATGCAAATTGTATTTCAAGACCCTTATGGTTCATTAAACCCTAGAATGACTATTGGAGAAATTATCATGGAACCCATGAGAATTCACTCTATTATGAGCAATGATAAGGAAAGAAGAGCGTATGTAATCGAACTTTTAGAGACTGTAAATCTGAATGCATATCATTTTAATCGTTATCCTCATGAGTTTTCGGGTGGACAGCGTCAGCGTATTTGTATTGCTCGTGCGCTTGCCTTACAACCTAAATTTATCATTTGTGATGAGTCAGTTTCTGCACTAGATGTTTCGGTACAAGCACAGGTTTTGAATCTTTTAAATGAATTGAAAGAAAAATTTAATCTTACTTATATTTTTATCTCTCATGATTTGGCTGTTGTTAAGTTTATTGCTGACCGTATTTTGGTAATGAAGGATGGACAAATTGTAGAAACAGGTTTTTCAGAAGATATTTACGACAAACCAAAACGAACGTATACAAGAGAATTAATAAAAGCTATTCCTAGAGGAGATTTGGATACTATCAGAAGAATTATGCTCAAAAGAAAACTGCAAAAGTCTAGTTAA
- the tssD gene encoding type VI secretion system tube protein TssD, with protein MSLVAKMYVEDKEINILDFKFRFTRSTDEHGKPMGKPRGTIFEIIFETTADQSFMSWSIATDMTKHVKIVVSPVTAMSKSRIIELYDVHCVHFRNNFNAKSGEPMTTLIHLTPAIMVDDGYKLLDHYWKKTDLSTENVTPTIIERDKELEIIDIYYEDKQGNKIEHIYLGDVVLVLKTKNGEGKNLDIDLQDQDHTYIHNGEKLEDGILTDISIVGDTTKVELKVIPLLLSKD; from the coding sequence ATGAGTCTAGTTGCAAAAATGTATGTAGAAGATAAGGAAATTAATATCCTTGACTTCAAATTTCGTTTTACCCGTTCTACTGACGAACACGGAAAACCGATGGGAAAACCTAGAGGAACTATTTTTGAAATTATCTTCGAAACAACTGCTGACCAAAGTTTTATGTCGTGGTCTATTGCCACTGATATGACTAAACACGTCAAAATTGTAGTTTCTCCAGTTACAGCAATGAGTAAAAGTCGTATCATAGAACTTTATGATGTTCATTGTGTGCATTTTAGGAATAACTTTAATGCCAAAAGTGGTGAACCCATGACAACGCTTATTCATCTTACACCTGCAATTATGGTAGATGATGGCTATAAATTGCTAGACCATTACTGGAAAAAAACAGATTTGAGTACTGAAAATGTTACACCTACCATTATTGAGAGAGACAAAGAATTAGAAATTATTGATATATATTATGAAGATAAGCAAGGAAACAAAATAGAACATATCTATTTAGGAGATGTTGTACTAGTTTTGAAAACCAAAAATGGAGAAGGTAAAAACCTAGATATTGACCTGCAAGACCAAGATCATACGTACATCCATAATGGAGAAAAGCTAGAAGATGGTATATTAACGGATATATCTATTGTGGGAGATACCACTAAAGTAGAACTCAAAGTTATTCCTCTTCTTCTAAGCAAAGATTAA